The following is a genomic window from Leptolyngbyaceae cyanobacterium.
GAATTCAGGAGTCAGGAGTCAGGAGTCAGAATGCTGATCTAATAAGGAATAGACAGTAGTAATATTTCTTGAGAATAATTCAGCTTGACTGTAAAAGTCTCTTTAATGCTGAATTCTGGATTCTGGATTCTGAATACTTACAACTGATCTCAAGAGGGTTGCTGAATTCTCTTTGGATTACAGTATATTAGCATACTATTTTTTTGATTATAAATATTAAGACTAGTAGATAAACTTTGCAGCTTATATTGATATAACAAAAGTCTCAATTTAGGCAAGAGGGAAAAATCAAGCAACAATGTTATTCAAATTTCCACCCCTCAAATCTGTAAATCACTTGATTAACAAAGTTTATGCCAAAATGCCGTTAAGAACAGTCTTGATAGTCCCTTTTGTACTACAAATTTGTGGTGCAGTAGGACTAGTAGGCATTGTTTCTTTTGCCAACCAGCAAAAAGCAGTTGAAAATTTGGCGAATCAGTTAGGCAGCGAAATTAGCGATCGCATCGGACAGCACTTAGATAATTATTTAGCTACTCCTAAGCAAATAAATCAAGTCAATGTAGATGCAATTAATCTAAATTTGCTCAATCTTTCTCAATTTGAAAGCAGTGGAAAATATTTTTGGCGACAAATGCGGATATTTAATGTGGGTTATATTAGCTTTGCTAATCCCCAAGGTGAATATATTGGCATTGAAAGATTAGATAATGGAACTTTACTAATTAACGAAGTTACTAGCAAACAGGGATTAGGTAAGCTACACATTTACAGTTCAGACGAGCAAGGAAACCGCCGTAAATTAATACAAATTAAACCAGGTTATGATCCACATCTAGAAGCTTGGTATGACGATGCAGTCAAAGCTGGTAAACCTCTTTGGAGTCAGATTTATCAATGGGAAGATAAACCAGAAGTAATATCAATTGCTGCTAGTTACCCAGTTCATGACCAACAGCATAAATTCTTAGGAGTAATTAGTGTTGATTTATTATTATCTCAAATTAATCAATACTTAACTAATTTACAAGTAGCTAAATCTGGGAGAACTTTTATTTTAGAAAAATCTGGAAAAATAGTAGCTAATTCTGGAAAATCTCTACCATATAAGATAGTTAATGGTCAAGCTGGACGTTTATTAGGAGAAGATAGTCAAGATAAATTAGTGAGTTTAACCACGCAGTTTTTACGTCAACGTTACCGCAGTTTAGGCTTTATTGTGGGTAAGCAACAACTGAGCTTTACTCATGATGGAGAGCGTTATTTTGTGCAAATCAAAAATTGGCGCGATGATTTAGGTTTAGATTGGTTAATTGTGGTGGTAGTTCCAGAAGCCGATTTTATGGAAGAGATTAATGCCAACACTCGCATCACAATTATCCTCTGTTTATTGGCTTTGTTAATGGCTATCCAGATTGGTGTTGTTACAAGTCGCTGGGTAATTCAACCAATTCTCCAACTAAATAATACAGCTAAGAAAATTGCTCAAGGAGAATGGGAGCAAATTACAGAAATTAACCGTGATGATGAATTAGGACAGTTGGCTAAATCATTCAATATCATGGCACAAAAGCTAAAAGAGTTATTTAATACTTTGGAGTTCAATAATGAAGAATTAAATGTTTTAAATGAAGCTTTATCTGAAAGCCAACATCAAGTAACTAGGTTTTTGGAAGCTATACCAGTTGGTGTCATGATCATAGATGCTCAAGGTATACCTTATTATATTAATAATACTGGTAAGCATCTACTTAATCAAGGATTAGTAAAAGAAGTTAGGGCTGAAAAATTATCGGAGATTTATCAGTTTTATCGAGCAGGAACAAAAGAAATTTATCCTAGTCAGGAATTGCCGATTTTTAGAGCATTACAGGGAGAAAAAATTAGAGTTGATGATCTAGAACTGCACCAAAAGGAGCAGATTATTCCTCTAGAAGCTTTAGGAACACCTATTTATGATGACAATGGAAATATTCTCTACGCGATCGCTACTTTTTCTGATATAACTAAACGCAAAGAAGCTGAAAAACTTTTAGCTGAATATAATCGTATTTTAGAATCCCAAGTTAAACGGCGAACTCAAGAACTATTACAAGCCATTGATAAATTAAAAATTACACAAAAACAATTAATTCAATCACAAAAAAATGCTGCCCAAGGACGAAAAGCCGCAGAACAAGCCAGCCTGGCTAAAAGTGAATTTCTGGCTAATATGAGTCATGAACTGCGTACACCTCTCAATGCGATTCTTGGCTTTACCCAACTTATGAGCCAAGATACTTCCCTGGGTACTGAACATCAAAATAGTTTAGCAATTATTAATCGGGCTGGAGCGCATTTACTCAACTTAATTAATGATATTCTAGAAATGACAAAAATCGAAGCTGGTAGGACTAACCTTAATCTGAGTAGCTTTGATTTACATTATATGCTCACAGATGTAGAAGCAATCTTGCATTTAAGAGCAGTTTCTAAAGGCTTACAAATAATTTTTGAATCTGCCCCAGATGTCCCCCGCTTTATTCAAACAGATGAAAGTAAACTCCGACAAGTAATTATTAATTTGTTGGGAAATGCGATTAAATTTACTGAAACTGGCATGGTAAGATTAGGAGTTTCAGTTGATAATATAGAGCAGCCAGAAATTGATGGCAAAAAACTGAGACTTCACTTTGAAGTTCAAGATACTGGTTTAGGTATTGCTCAGGAAGAACTTAAGTTGTTATTTGCACCTTTTGAACAAACGGAAACAGGGAAAAAAACTCAGCAGGGAACTGGGTTAGGACTAGCAATTAGTCGTAAGTATGTACAATTAATGGGAGGTGAAATTACTGTTAGGAGTACTCCGGGAATTGGTAGTACATTTGCTTTTGATATTCAAGTTAGCCAAGCTATTGCCAGTGATATTCCCATTAAATCAGAGCTAAGTCAAGACAAAATTATTGGTTTAGCACCTGAGCAAAAAGAATATAGAATTTTAGTGGTTGATGATTCTACAGATAGCCGTATTTTATTAGTAAAGATACTAGAAAAACTAAAATTTAAGGTATTAGAAGCTACTAACGGTCAAGAGGCGATCGCCCAATGGCAATCTTGGCATCCCCATCTAATTTTGATGGATATACAGATGCCAATAATGGATGGTTATCAAGCCACAAGGGAAATCAAAAGCAAAACTATTACCTCTGGTGAGCCAGAGAATACAGTTATTATCGCCTTGACTGCTAGTGTTTTTGAAGAAGAATGGCAAAAAATGTTAGCTAGTGGTTGTGATGATTTAATTCGCAAACCCTTTACACAAGAATTATTACTGGAAAAAATCCGTGAGCATCTTGGTGTAAAATATATCAATCAGTCTAAAATAACTAATCTACCAGATGCAAATCAAGCCACACACACACTTACTAGCGAATCACAACTTTGGCAGTATTTAGAGAAAATGCCGTCAGATTGGTTGGAAAATATGCATAATGCGGCAGCAAGCTGTAGTGATGAACTAATTTTAGACTTATTACAGCAAGTTCCACCAGAACAAAGTATAATCTGTCAAATTTTGCAAAACTTAGCTCATAATTACCAGTTTGAAAAAATTATGGAACTAACTAAAACTAGAGGCTAAAAAAGCCAGAACTGCGGGCGGTTTTTACAGCAGAATTCAGAATTCAGAATTCAGAATTCAGGAGTGAAAGCCTTTTACTGCTTGAGTTTTGATTTTCATTTTGTACCTCATTCACTTGCAACATGCTGTACTTTACCTTGTTTAAAAGCGTAAGCATTCAAAATCTAAAATTTAGAATGAACAAAGCTAACAGCTATTGGGGTGATAATTTTCACAAAATATCTAGTGTTTAACTCCTTGATTTAACAAATATTCTGAATCCTGAATCCTGACTCCTGACTCCTGAATTCTGACTCCTGACTCCTGAATTCTGACTCCTAACTCCTGAATTCTGAATTCTGACTCCTGACTCCTGAATTCTGACTCCTGACTCCTGACTTCATACTTTTTATATGGCAAACAGCTGGTGGGAACTGCAAATTCTCTGCGAACTAGCCCTAGAGGATTCTATCTTCTGGCGGCTAGAAAAATTTGGCTGTCGGGGAACCGCCAGTGAGACAAAAGGGCATTCCTCTTTAGTGAGGGCTTACGTTCCACAGGAACAGGCGCATCTTTTGGATTTGGCTGCCCTTTCTCTGTGGCTGCGTCAAGATGCTCTGATGTTGGGTCTGCCAATACCGGTAATTAAATGGAGTTTGATTGACGAGGAAGATTGGGCGAGTAGCTGGAAGGCGCATTGGCAGCCGCAAGAAGTTGGCGATCGCTTTTTAATTTCCCCAGCATGGCTATCACCAACCGTTAGCGATCGCATTTTGCTGCGTCTCGATCCCGGACTCGCCTTCGGTACTGGCACTCATGCTACCACTCAGCTTTGCTTGGAATCTTTGGAAATGCGGCTGAGTGACGAAGAAAATCAAATCGTAGTGGCAGATATCGGCTGCGGATCGGGTATTTTATCTGTCGGGGCGATTCTTTTGGGTGCGAAAAAGGTTTATGCCGTCGATACCGATCCGATCGCAGTTCGTTCTACCCGCAGCAATCGCACCTTGAACCGCATACCTGCCCCGCGTTTAATCGTCGAACAAGGAAGTGTCGATCGTCTAACAGAAATTTTAGATGGCCCGGTAGACGGCATTACTTGCAATATTTTAGCCGAGGTAATTATCGATTTGATTCCCCAAATGAGCGAAATTACCAAACCTAATAGTTGGGGTATTCTCAGCGGTATTTTATTAGATCAAACTAAACCAGTCGCCGATGTACTCGAACAACATGGTTGGACGATCGCTACTCTCTGGCGTCGCCAAGATTGGTGCTGTTTTAACATTCGACGCAGTTGATTAATTAAATAAAAACCCTCTTGCTTGCAGATAGAAAAATAATAGGTAAATTATCGTATTACCAATTAATAATACCTTGCCAATACTAGATTGCAGAATGTGAAACACCGGGAAAGTAGCGAGGATAGTGCAAGATAACTCAAACAGCGAAACTATCCCACCGTAATGCTTGGTATCCCAATAGGAAATCGGGCTGATAAATCGGTAATTACTCAAAGGAAAAAAGTGACGGTGGGCATCATCGTGATGTACTGGCAAATCCAACAGAGAATGCACCACCATACTGATACATAAAAATTGCACTCTTTGCCAACCGAATCTATAAGCAATCGACCATCCCAATAAAACCAAAGGGATAGAATGAAAAATCGCCACTACATCTTGCCAAAAAGGTTCGTAGTAAGTAACCGACCAAATTTGTTGTTCTGGCAAACGAGCAATTAATTTCGCCCATCCATAGAAAACAAATATTGGGATATCCGGAAGAATCGCACCGATGAAGATGGGAAGATTGGCTTGTGGTAGCTTTTCTCTACCTATAAAAAACAGATTGATAACAGCGTGACTCGGTGTATTCACTGCGGTAATGAAGTAGATAATTCACCAGGTTTTATATTAATAAATGGTAATGCACCGTTGCCACCTAAAACCGTCGGAAAATGTCCATCCCATTTTTCTATTGCTTGCTTTTGGAGAATTTGCGCCGTTAAATTTTCCCTCAGCAATCTTTGTGCTTCGGCTTGTCCTTTAGCGCGGTTAATTTCTGCCTGTGCTTCTTGGGCAGCTTTTAAAGCAATAAATTCTGCCCGTTTTGCTTCTTGTTCGGCAATTTGTTTGGCTTCCACCGCCTCGCTAAATCTTTGGGAAAAGTGAATATTAACCAAAGAAATATCATCTACGGCAATATTATACTGAGACAACCGCAAAGTTAATTGCTCGTCAATTCCTGCTTTGACTTCTCCTCTTTTGGTGATAATTTGTTCGGCAGTATATAAAGCCATCACTGCTTTGAGGACTTCTTCAATTGCCGGATTGATAATTCTTTGCACTACCTCTCTTTCATTACCAATCTGCTGAAAAATTAGATTGGCTTTTTCGGGTAAAACGTGCCAGTTCAGAGCAACATCGGTAAACACATCCTGGAGGTCTTTAGAAGCAGCCTGAGCGGGAATTTGGTGCTTTTGTACCCGAACGCTCAAAGTTTGTACGGTATTTACAATGGGAATAATCGGGTGTATTCCTTCTGGTAGTATTTTTTGCTGAACTTGACCGAACTGCATGACTACCCCTCGTTCGCCAGCATTAATTATTACGAAGGGCTTAAAGATAATTCCTACCACTAATAGTAATATTAGTATCCCTGCGGCAAGGTAAGAAAAATTACTAGATTTCATGGCGGCTATCCTAAACTGAGACAAAATAGCATTTTTGAGGAGTTATAATTCAAAAGCCAGAATTCTCTGAGTCAGAATTCAGGAAGCAGAATGATTTTCTCTCCTGAATTTTACCTTAACGCAATTGTCTCATTTTAGGGATGATAACCGATTTCATCAGCTAGTAAAAAAGATTAATTTTTTGGGGCGGGTGGAGCCAAATTCTGAGGATTAACATTGATAAATGGTAAAGCACCATTACCGCTCATGACCGTTGGAAAGCGCCCATCCCATTTTTCTATAGCTTGTTTTTGGAGAATTTGGGGTGTTAAATTTTCCCGCAATAATCTTTGTGCTTCGGCTTGTCCTTTGGCGCGGTTAATTTCTCCCTGCGCTTCTTTAGATGCTTTTAAGGCTATATATTCGGCTTGTTTCGCTTCTTGTTCTGCTATTTGTTTGGATTCAATTGCTTTAGTAAATTCGGGAGAAAATCCGAAATTCACCAAAGAAACATCATCCACGCCAATACCATAAGCCGCTAAACGAGTTTTCAAACCTTGGTCTATTTCTGTTTTTAGTTCTGTCCGTTTAGTAATGATTTCTTCAGCAGTTTTTTTGGCGGTTGCTGCTTTGAGAACTTCCGAAATAGCCGGGGTCATAATTCCGTTGACTATTTGTTCGTTATCGCCAACTCTTTGATAAACTTTATTTACTTCGGTTGGGTTGATGTGCCAGTTAACTGCAATATCTGCTTTTACTTGTTGTAAGTCTTTGGATGCTGCGTCGGTCTGAAAATCATTTTTTTGGACGCGGACGCTGAGTTTTTTGACTGAAGTAACAACTGGTAAAATAGGATGTATGCCTTCGTTTAAAACAGTGTCTTGAACTTTTCCAAAGCTCATGACAACGCCTCTTTCTCCGGCGTTAATAATTACAAAAGGTCGAAAAATAATTGCTCCTAATAATAGGGCGATACCGCCCGTAATATATAAAGATAGGGGCATGATAGAATCGACTGGGTTGATTTTAGCTTTGTGCATAATTCAAAGGCTATTGTGTAAATTGTTTATAATTCAGCGAAGTTCTATTGGTTACTATTTATTACAACAAACCCTAACAGTAGTTATTCGGAAAAAATAAACATTTTTCAGGTAATCAAGTTTTTATTAATGATGAAATAAGTCATGATTTCGCCAATGAAGAAAACTTAAGTACTGTACGGCCTGACAAGTTTGCTAAAATTAATCCTTAGCAACTTACGTCAGCTAATTGGAAAGATTTTTTTACCAACTGCCGCCTGCGCCACCTCCGTCACTACTACCACCGCCAAAGCTGCTGCTACTACTATCGCTGCTATAGCTATTACTATTGCTGCTATAGCTATTACTATTGTAGTCATTGTTATGATTGTTGTTTTCATAAGTAGGAAGACGAGGAATAATTTTTTCCTGTTCGTAACTATAATCACAGCAGTGACACTGATAAGTAATCAGTTTAATTCCTTCTGAATATTGAGTGGCAGATTGAAGAATTTTTTGGTGACGAGTGACGGTTAATTCTTCGCAATTATGACAAGTGCTAAATTCACCTGTATTATTTTCGTAAGCCCGAATATGAAATGGTAGTTCGTTGACTGTTGAATAACAGTTAGCACACTGCCAAGCTTCAAATGTAAGGCTACCAATTTTTTTGGCAACTTGCTCTTCTTTGCTAAGGTAAGGTTTGACGGAAGAAGAGTCTAGCTTTTTCATTGGTTTTTGGCAATTAATGCAATGCAAAGGCTTTTTGAACCAACTATTTGTACGCGATCGTCCTTGTGCTTGTACGTAAGTGGGACGTTGAAGTTTTCGATATGCGATCGCACCTAATACTCCACAACCACTAATGCCAGTTAGCCAACCAATTAAACCTAGTATATCAGAGTTTTTAGCTGTTTCATAAACAGTGGGATTTGAGTAAGCTATGTTGGGAGTAGCAGTTGAAGAAATCGGAACGGAAACAGATAGTGGTGTGTTTTTTTGTAAAACTACTACTAATGCTTGCGTTCCTGCTAACGTACCCCCATCAAAATTCCCTTGTTTAAATTGCGGTTTGATTTGCTGTTCGATAATATTGCTAACTTTGCTATTAGGTAAAATGGTTTGAATTCCCGAACCTGTTTCAATTTCGATGCGGCGTTCGTTGTGAGAAATTAAAACGAGTACCCCATTGTTTTTCCCTGCTTTGCCAATACCCCAATAGTTAAATAAGGATGTGGCAAACTGTTTAGGAGTGGCAGAAGGTTTAGTTTCTGGTACGGTTACTACGGCAATTTCGCTACCGTTGGTTGCTTCTAATTGAGAAATAATTTGGTTGAGTTGTTTTTCAGTTGAATCGCTTAATATACCAGCCATATCGGTTACCCAACCGCCATAAACTTGTCGGGGATTAGGTACTTGTTCTACTCTTACTGCTAAGGCTGGTAAGCTAACTGCGATCGCCGTCATACTTAGCAAGCTAACGTATAAAGATTGTTTAAGTTTAAATGCAATAGGTGTCATAAATAAGCCTGTTTGCTAAAATTTAGTGGCTGTTACTACCATTACTAAATTCTGCATCAATGGGTTTATGATTATTTACTACACCTGACGATAGGAAAATTCCTTAAAAATTTCAGTAATAAAATTTAGTTACTATTTTAGTGAGTTTGATATTGCATCAAGGCTCGCTTTATTATACACTAATTAATCATCTTTGAATGCCAAAATATTTAAATAAATATGAAGATAAATCAACGGCATGATTGGCCACTCACGGCAGAAGACGCTGCCCAAATTCAAAAAGAATTAGCATTAGAAGTAGTTACTGAAGATCGGCTGGATTCAGTGCAGTATGTCGCCGGAGTAGATGTGGGTTTTGCAGAGTCAGGTAGCCTCACGAGGGCGGCGGTAGC
Proteins encoded in this region:
- a CDS encoding TPM domain-containing protein gives rise to the protein MTPIAFKLKQSLYVSLLSMTAIAVSLPALAVRVEQVPNPRQVYGGWVTDMAGILSDSTEKQLNQIISQLEATNGSEIAVVTVPETKPSATPKQFATSLFNYWGIGKAGKNNGVLVLISHNERRIEIETGSGIQTILPNSKVSNIIEQQIKPQFKQGNFDGGTLAGTQALVVVLQKNTPLSVSVPISSTATPNIAYSNPTVYETAKNSDILGLIGWLTGISGCGVLGAIAYRKLQRPTYVQAQGRSRTNSWFKKPLHCINCQKPMKKLDSSSVKPYLSKEEQVAKKIGSLTFEAWQCANCYSTVNELPFHIRAYENNTGEFSTCHNCEELTVTRHQKILQSATQYSEGIKLITYQCHCCDYSYEQEKIIPRLPTYENNNHNNDYNSNSYSSNSNSYSSDSSSSSFGGGSSDGGGAGGSW
- a CDS encoding prohibitin family protein — encoded protein: MHKAKINPVDSIMPLSLYITGGIALLLGAIIFRPFVIINAGERGVVMSFGKVQDTVLNEGIHPILPVVTSVKKLSVRVQKNDFQTDAASKDLQQVKADIAVNWHINPTEVNKVYQRVGDNEQIVNGIMTPAISEVLKAATAKKTAEEIITKRTELKTEIDQGLKTRLAAYGIGVDDVSLVNFGFSPEFTKAIESKQIAEQEAKQAEYIALKASKEAQGEINRAKGQAEAQRLLRENLTPQILQKQAIEKWDGRFPTVMSGNGALPFINVNPQNLAPPAPKN
- a CDS encoding prohibitin family protein → MKSSNFSYLAAGILILLLVVGIIFKPFVIINAGERGVVMQFGQVQQKILPEGIHPIIPIVNTVQTLSVRVQKHQIPAQAASKDLQDVFTDVALNWHVLPEKANLIFQQIGNEREVVQRIINPAIEEVLKAVMALYTAEQIITKRGEVKAGIDEQLTLRLSQYNIAVDDISLVNIHFSQRFSEAVEAKQIAEQEAKRAEFIALKAAQEAQAEINRAKGQAEAQRLLRENLTAQILQKQAIEKWDGHFPTVLGGNGALPFINIKPGELSTSLPQ
- a CDS encoding ATP-binding protein, which translates into the protein MLFKFPPLKSVNHLINKVYAKMPLRTVLIVPFVLQICGAVGLVGIVSFANQQKAVENLANQLGSEISDRIGQHLDNYLATPKQINQVNVDAINLNLLNLSQFESSGKYFWRQMRIFNVGYISFANPQGEYIGIERLDNGTLLINEVTSKQGLGKLHIYSSDEQGNRRKLIQIKPGYDPHLEAWYDDAVKAGKPLWSQIYQWEDKPEVISIAASYPVHDQQHKFLGVISVDLLLSQINQYLTNLQVAKSGRTFILEKSGKIVANSGKSLPYKIVNGQAGRLLGEDSQDKLVSLTTQFLRQRYRSLGFIVGKQQLSFTHDGERYFVQIKNWRDDLGLDWLIVVVVPEADFMEEINANTRITIILCLLALLMAIQIGVVTSRWVIQPILQLNNTAKKIAQGEWEQITEINRDDELGQLAKSFNIMAQKLKELFNTLEFNNEELNVLNEALSESQHQVTRFLEAIPVGVMIIDAQGIPYYINNTGKHLLNQGLVKEVRAEKLSEIYQFYRAGTKEIYPSQELPIFRALQGEKIRVDDLELHQKEQIIPLEALGTPIYDDNGNILYAIATFSDITKRKEAEKLLAEYNRILESQVKRRTQELLQAIDKLKITQKQLIQSQKNAAQGRKAAEQASLAKSEFLANMSHELRTPLNAILGFTQLMSQDTSLGTEHQNSLAIINRAGAHLLNLINDILEMTKIEAGRTNLNLSSFDLHYMLTDVEAILHLRAVSKGLQIIFESAPDVPRFIQTDESKLRQVIINLLGNAIKFTETGMVRLGVSVDNIEQPEIDGKKLRLHFEVQDTGLGIAQEELKLLFAPFEQTETGKKTQQGTGLGLAISRKYVQLMGGEITVRSTPGIGSTFAFDIQVSQAIASDIPIKSELSQDKIIGLAPEQKEYRILVVDDSTDSRILLVKILEKLKFKVLEATNGQEAIAQWQSWHPHLILMDIQMPIMDGYQATREIKSKTITSGEPENTVIIALTASVFEEEWQKMLASGCDDLIRKPFTQELLLEKIREHLGVKYINQSKITNLPDANQATHTLTSESQLWQYLEKMPSDWLENMHNAAASCSDELILDLLQQVPPEQSIICQILQNLAHNYQFEKIMELTKTRG
- the prmA gene encoding 50S ribosomal protein L11 methyltransferase, producing MANSWWELQILCELALEDSIFWRLEKFGCRGTASETKGHSSLVRAYVPQEQAHLLDLAALSLWLRQDALMLGLPIPVIKWSLIDEEDWASSWKAHWQPQEVGDRFLISPAWLSPTVSDRILLRLDPGLAFGTGTHATTQLCLESLEMRLSDEENQIVVADIGCGSGILSVGAILLGAKKVYAVDTDPIAVRSTRSNRTLNRIPAPRLIVEQGSVDRLTEILDGPVDGITCNILAEVIIDLIPQMSEITKPNSWGILSGILLDQTKPVADVLEQHGWTIATLWRRQDWCCFNIRRS